Within the Osmerus mordax isolate fOsmMor3 chromosome 6, fOsmMor3.pri, whole genome shotgun sequence genome, the region ATCTTTCTGGATCTATGAGCATTGAACTTGCACATCGAAGGAATACCAGAATACTCACTGTAAATTGCGAAGTAGTTCTGTTGCACTCTTGCCCCCAACTCCATTCAATGCTAGTTTAGGTCTAGGGCAGATCTATGAGGTACAGAACagacattggccgggtttcccagattcgatcGTTCTTAAGGACTTAAGAAGGCTCTTAAGAAGGGTTCGGCTAAGAAGGAGCGCTAAGATAGGGGTGTTTCCCAGACGCGTTCTTAACTGCCTTCTTAAGATCCCGCCAAAGAAgcttcttaagaagctcttagaggGAGCTGCCCACCGCCGTggtgctgaaactaagtcaatcgATGCCTGATGCATGGTTTTAGTATTCCTTTGAGTGTCAGATATAACTTTCCCTGATGCAGCTGCAGTGAGCGTTTGGTCGCTAAGAAGGCTGTTAAGAGTGGGTCAGGCTGATCTTACATTTCCTTCTTAGTGAAAGATCTTCTTAAGCTAAGAACGACTCTGGGAAACACGTCCTTCTTTCAcagcgctcttagaacgctcctaagaagctcttagcgcataagagcttcttaacgaatctgggaaacccggccattatgAGTAAAAGATCATGTTTATTCCATCTAAAGTTAGATCATAATGAAAGGTGCGACGGGTGACCACAGACCTTGAAGAGCTCTTTCAGTTCAGGTCGTCTTAGTGTTTCCTCTTTGATAACATGACTGCCCCCCAGAGCCTTCAGCCTATCAGTGAGCTGTGTGAGGTCTGGTCTGGGGAAATGAGccaaagacattacatttagtaatttagcagatgctcttatccagagcgacttacagtaagtacagggacattcccccgaaacaagtagggtgaagtgccttgcccaaggacacaacgtcatttggccttcagattactagcccgattccctaactgctcagccacctgactcccatctcaTTATCCATAGTCCTTCATTAGTTGTTATTAAGTCCATTATAAATCCCAATCTTTTTTTCCTGCCATGACATTCTCACACCCATCTCACTAAGGCAGGGAGAGTTACAAATCTGTTGTAAAAAGTCTAACTTTAACAGACTAGCTGACAGACCCAGGTAATCATTAGGAAAATAAAACAGCTAATCAATATGCATGTACTTTAAGCAGCGTAGGGCGAAAAACTCAATCAGTGAATAATTGACAGATGTTGGCCCATAACAACTAAGTGGAGGCTACCTGTCTCTGACCACATTAATAGTCTGGATTCCCCTCGCTGCAGCAATCTGAATAACAGCCTGACCAACACCGCTGTTGGCTGCATTCTGGATCACCGAGTCACCTGAGGGGCAGGTGCACAgtcagtacacaaacacattttagatGCTTCACATGAAGGTATCCAAACATTCTCAGATATATCACAAAAGGGGGCAGTCTTCCCTGTGTGTCAAGCtctgtgttgccatggtgagcTGAGTGCTCTGTCAAATACTCTTTGACTGATTGGCAGCTTAATTAAGCAGACAAAGTAATTGAGTAGTATGAGATTAAAAGCACTCAAGAGTACAGACAGCATTGTCTCCTACACACAACGCCAAGCTGCCTGTTACAGGCTGTTTAGGCTGTTTAGCCATTACTCTCTGTTtttcgtacacacacgcacagcattAAAGTGCAGAACGCAGAGAAATTTATTGTTTCCGATTTTCCAAACACACAAGCGAGCTGCAGCTTAAGGTGTTGGTGGTACCTGGTTTGAGGTCTTCAAAGTCAGAGAGCATCCTGTAGGCCGTGCAGGGGTTGACCCCCAGTGTGGCAGCCGATAGAAGGGGGATGTCATTTGGCAGAGAGATCACATCCTTTTCAGCCAGCACTGCCGCTGCCCTCCATGTTCCTGCAATCAGACAGAAACCATCCTAACAGACTGTTCCTTGCCATTAACCACAGTAACATAGTTAGAACTTTGCAGTCCTTGATTATTTGCTGCATTTAGTGTGCACTTTTGTACTTCACTTTATATAaatgtgtctgctaaattagcGGGGAAAGAAATAATTTGATTTTGTCTAGTCTCgatctttctgtgtgtgagaaagttaTGTATTATTCACCCAATCCAGCATCTCTTGGGATGACCCAGTCTCCTGGTTTGAGGGATTTCACCTGGCTGCCCACCTCCAATACTAAGGCGACCCCCTCGTTGCCCCCTACTGCTGGGAGGTCGGGTAGGATAGCGTAGGTACCTGGGACAGCCAGGACATTGATCAACGTTTAGCTTTCATTTCCATATGCTGGACCTATACGTCATTTTATTTTGCCTTGTACCTTGAATCATGTTGATATCAGATGGGTTGACTGGCGCTGCCAGTATTTTTACAAGAACACTCTTTTCGTCAATAGATGGGAGATTCATACTCTCCAACCTGACAACCACACAATACAGGTTATGACGCCTCTCATTGAAAGGCTATACCATACAGCCCCACCTGACCAAGATAAAAACATGACATTCTTACTGAACAACTTGGGCAGGGTCTCCGTGAGTTCTGTACACTAAAGCCGCACAGCCCTTAGCTGAAGATCCTGTGGAGTACCCCCTCGCGCTTAACTCCCCGACTATCCTGCATTGCAATGCACGTTGGTATGGAAAAGCAGTTGGGAGGCTTGTGTGCGTCGTCAGTCCACAAACCCATGCTTTTTTCAATAAGGAGCGTATCAGGAGCTTGACCTTCATTTCAAAACATAAAAATGACAAATGCCCTTACGCGTACAATCTCAATGTATTGTTGGCTGAATGAATAGCTCAGAAGACACTGTGCGTGGCCATGTTGGATTTACTTTCAACCAAGGAAGCGAATGTAAACAGAATGCTCCCTCTAACGGTTGAACGCCGTACATGCACCCATTTATTTCAGCACTCCACAGTTGAGGTCAGAAAGACAAATAGCAGTCCATCCCAACACATCAGAGAAGACATTTTCAATGTCATTTTCATTTGGCTGGGATTGGAACCTAGTGTAGACTATGGGTTTGCAAGTAAAAGAACAACCACAACGAAATTGAAATTCAAATTGATTTTATTTAGGAAACTGAGAATATCTTCACATGTTATGCATGCTTCATATCATTTTTTAAACTGAGTAACAAGTCTAACCTATCAGCACAATACACTGAGGTATCTTGACATCACTTGATGTCAAGACTAAATTACCAGATTTAAACATTGATACATTCGTAAGCTATAAATGCACATTCTTAGAAAATGCCCTGAGCCATTAACCCCAAACATCACAGAACGAAATGGCCAATGATGTAAAAAAAAGCACATACATGTGTAGCACCTGTAGCATGTGAGGTAAAACACACGTTCCTGTGTCTTTGTGCTGTCCTGTAACCCTGAACACAGATAACAGTCTGTCAATACACTGTCCTACATCCTAACACCCAACAATCGAATCACAATGTGACAACAACACATATCTGGGGAGTCTAAGGAGAAGTTTGACAGCATTGACAGAATGATTTTTCACTGATGCATATTGGTAGTTGAAGATTCTCTACTAAGCTGTGAATCCGCTTGGAATCAACAGAGATGTAAGCATGGGTTGTGTGCATCCCTTTAATTGAGGAATCAAACAGCATTACGACCCTAAGACTTCCTGTCCAGTCAAATGCAACAAATCAACACAGACATTCTGAAGCAAATACACTGGAATAGTTTCATACGACCCTAAAAGCcaaagtaaacacacacttcaacaaTCTTTTTCAACATTTACACCCTGAGTTGGAAATGTGATAGtttaacataaaaaaaatacatcccACAAATCGTAAACACATTTTTGACCTGAGGAAGATTTTCAGAGGGTAAAGCAAATTATATATGACACATTCTTATCGTCACCACGACTGATAGTCTGAAATATCGTATTTAAGTAATTTGTTATCCTGAAAAGAGACCCCCTTGATTTATATACTACTAGCCCCAATCCCTTACTGTTAACAATATTCTACTACACCCCCCATCTACAACATTTATAGAGGAAGAAATACATCAATAGTCAAACATTATATTTCTGGTATCATTTTGAGGAACATTATTAGGTCTGATAGAATACTGAATATATGTTGATGATGTACACATTTAACATGTTAAAGCCCAAAAATCCGCATATTGGCAAGCATTTGAAGGTCTTGTGTGGACAAGATCCTATTGTCACAAGATCTATCATTTGCAAACTCATCGTTGAATTCACACAGTTGCAGACAAAAATTGCACCCCCTTTTCCATCGTGAATGCCCTTCAGCCCTTACTACCAACCTGCAATAAATCCCTCAAGAATCTGAAGTATTCCCTGAGTTTCAGATTTGTGAATCCTGAGAAAGAAGACTAAGTGGACGGGCACATACATGTGGTTTTCATCATCAACAACTAACAGCGTTTGTGAAACAAAACTAAAAagaaaatatgtaaaaaaatatagaaCATGTTCACATGGATAATAAAACGATTGAAAATGTAGATATAATGCAAATATAATGCATCTTACATATGATTAGTGAAGAGTAACTGCATTGGTTTTGGCATAGATAGATGTTTCACAACGTGGCCTATATTTGGCAACTAATTGTGCATAGCAGTGAAAACATAAAAAGGCAAACCAAAGTAAAACAAATAAAGGGCACACTCAACAACAGTGTCTGAATGACACAGTAAATACATTCCTTTGTACTGTTAACTGGTTAAACTGTACTAACAATTAGGATTATTAGTGAGGACCATGGGTTCCTACTGTATATGCAAGATAGAGAAACTGTCTTGGTAgtaattaaagaatgaaggaacTATGGTGTAATACAGTTTCACCCCAAATAATCCAAAAGTTAAATACAGTACTGACCAGTACACAGGAAGATAACTGGTGTCTATTGTAAACCTATCCCAAAGTGAGCTTAAATGGAATGAAGGAGAAGCTGTAGCCCACTTGGATAGAAATAAATAAGGAGGACGATTTCATAGGCATTATAATAATTTTACATATATATTAATTATGTAAAAGTCTGGTCAGCTTCTCCTGTAAAACGGGAGTAAATGGCTGATTAGCTAGCTAGTTCTACATACACCTCCATACAGGCCTGGTGTTTCTCATACGGAGGTTTTCCCCTTCCTAAAGGATTAGAGGTAATGTCATAAATAGCTATCTAGTAATGGATGCCAGTGAGTCAAAAATGCCAGACCCCCTTTTGGAAAATGCCTGATGCCAACACAACTAATTTCAAATTCAAGTAAAGACAGGGAAGCTTTCTGAAACCAACTGAACCAACTAATAATTTTCGATTTAGGATGTAAACATATTCCTATATATTAGACACTGTACCGAATGTTTAGTGGTGTACATTTAGCACAGGTTGTTCAGTTTCCTGTGGGTTATTTAGTTTAGCAGCAATTCAGACATAAACAGTTAGGGGGTCCAAGCAGTCAGGAGATATAGCATTGTGCTGGCCCAacgaaaatgaaatgaaaattaACAGCAACCATAAGATGACAGAGCCATACTTATGGTCAGACATTCATGTGTTCCCAGGATATCTGGATGGTCATTTGCAACATTGGCAGCCGCCAAAAAATTGCCTATAGCTCTAACGAATAAACTGTCCCACTTGTTTCTACAAtgtcccacccccaaccccaacctcaAACCCCCCATGCGAAATGCAGACAAACATTCATTACAGAGATGTGGCAACACAACTCTGCCCTTTGTCGGATAGTGAGGTGTAGCAATCAGGAAAGATTAAACATAGTATAAGGCAGCTACAGTGAACCTAAACACTGACACATGGTGAATTGGCCCTTCCTGCTGAGTGAGGGACTAGCAGAGGAGAACGCCACTGAGAGTAGCAATGTGTCACGTTAAATAAAAGACAGATCCTACTAAACTAAAACAATCTGGTATACGGAACAATTCATTACATTTGTAATCCCTTAAACCATTACGGTGATTAATACATAAAAACATTTTCCTGAGTGCAATAATACAGCTATATTCCTGAGTGTTACACCAAGATTAAAAAAAACCATAAGCAACATTCTTCATGATCAGTATTTTCCCAACCCGAGGTAGTTCCAAAAGCAGCTAAACAGTTGAGAAGGAACTTGTGTCCATCTCTTCAGTAGAGCAGTTTGATTGGCTTCTGTGCTTCCCCggcttcctgctctctccctcctcgtctAGGGGGTCTTGGGGGGCGGAGGAGAGTGGGCATGCTCTTCGTCCTCTCCTTTCAAAGAGGACGGTTTTCCCTGAGAACCTGGTGAGGACTGCTGTGCTTTGATTGGGCAGTTGGCAACCATGTGGGCAATGCTTTGGCAGAAATGGCACTTTTTGGGCTGCGGTGGCAGTTTGCACTCTTTGGCATGGTGGTCCAGGCCTCCGCAGTTGTAGCACCTGAAACCGAACAACAAAGTTAGGACTGTGATGAGGTTCTGTCATGCACTGTCACATGTTGACCTCAAGAGGGCAGGTTGTGCATTTAACATTGTTAGGAAGTAAGGGTAGAGGAGATTGGAGTGATGAGTAAGCCATTTGTTCTCTGGCCAGTACTCAGCACTAAAAATCCTAGAAACTAATTTAATCAAAACATTGATTGATCTACTTGAATAGTAGGACGGCTGCTGAAACGTGACACTGTTGTGACCCCTGGTTTACTCATCCATGGGTCAACTTCGCAGGTTTAACTTTTCAGAACAATACAAATTAGCCACTCTCCCCCTTTTCATTCTACTTTCAGGAGAGTTTCCTTTCCTGCTCCTCGGACAATGTCCAGAGCTGTCCACACAGGAAGAGGTCAAAAGCAGACATGTGGGGTGCTGTCAAAGGCTGCTGTTGGAACACACAGGCCTTAGAATGGCCACGCGTTCAGGGTGGCTGACAGATGGGTGGTGGGCGTGGGACATCCACTGCTGTCCCTCGCTCACGCGACAGATGAGAGTCAGTGTCTTTGTACCACTGGCAGTTGGAGGCTTTGAGGTCCGTCGCCATACGAGTTCCACCAGGCCGACCATCGATCAAGCAGAGCATGCAGGGTACGGGAAGTGGTCCTAGCTCTTTGTCTCAAGAGCGGCAGCAATGACCTAtgaactctgaccccccccccctcccccttagtcCTCAAACCCCCAATCCCATCCCCTTCCCAACCCCCTGCATTTACTCATATGGCGTTGCCGCGGCAACGGCGACCCTTGACCCAACCTTTTCGGGCTCCTACATCTGTTATAAATTAAATAGATGTGAGCCTTCTTCCTCTCCGTGTCATATATACCAACAATGATGGTCCGTCAAATGTGGGTAAGAAACTATGACTGTGTTATCCATAATATGGGATTTTATAGTAAAATTATTTTGGGCCAGGTTTCTCTACTCCAAGACAGAAAATAAATTCTGAACCACAAATACCTTTATCTTTCATCATTAGAGATTTTTTAAGTCATCCTTAAAATCAACGTACCCCCAAGCAGGCTTCCATGTAGTCTTTGGGGGATAAATCAGGCAAACCTAGTACCTTGATTTTGGGGGGTATTTTGTGGTACCACCACAATTATTTGAATTCACTGGACTCAATTCAATGGTAGCCGCAAAACCACGCTGTGGTCAATTGAGGGGGTGCAGATGTTCCTCTGTTTGAGGGGGAGCAAATGTTCCTCTGTTTGATTGAGGGGGTGCAAATGTTCCTCTGTTTGATTGAGGGGGTGCAGATGTTCCTCTGTTTGATTGAGGGGGTGCAGATGTTCCTCTGTTTGACTGAGGGGGGTACTACAGTGGAAAACAAAGTAAAGCaagtccagttgagttgagttgGTACCATGTGTTGAAAAAGGAGCTTCTGACCCCAATCATAACGGACAACACAACTCAACACCCCCCCaaacccaacacccccccccccccaactataCTGATAACTAAGGAAGACTCACCCAACCGACTCCATTCCATTCCAATCTcaaactctctttctcacttcctTTTACGTCTCATGCTTATGTTTATTTTATCTTATGGCCTTGCCCTGTCCCCAGCTGGGTTCCACTTCAGAATTGGTGAAAGGGTTTTTGGAGAGCGGTGCTGGGTGCGAATACACAAGGGGCCTACAGATTTAAACAGCTATTGATCCAGGTCACACGTCAAGCCAGTGTGACCCTCTCATGGACCaggcgtgggggtgggggaatcAGGAGAGGATAGGGTAAAACCGAAACACTGCATCAGATCCAACATGGATGTTTGACAAAGCAAAtgtaggaagagggggaaagcaTTTAGCGACAGATCATCCCTTTCTGAGAATGTATGCCCACAAGCGTCAAAGACATTTACGTTTCGATTAACAGAAATATAAGTACAGTAGAAAAAAAATAACAAGATTTTCGCTGTCCACTACTGTAAGTTGGATATAACTAAAATAATATGCAGGCATTGCATGAAAGGGTACTTGAGCACTATGCCGTAGGTGTACCATTCACCAATCTCCATCTCTTTGATCCGTTTCTCACCTGTCTCCTTTGGATCGACGTTTTTGGACGCTCTTGCCTTTCGGTCTCCTCTCACTGCCCAGACAGTGGATGCCCCCTGGCCCTGTGACCTGCTGAGACTCCAGGCCCTTGGAGGACTTCTTGAAGGTGAACTCGACTGCCTCGCCCTCCTTCAGGCTGCGGAAGCCTTCCATATGGAGCTTACTCTGCATGGGACACAAAGACAGGACTCATCACAACACTGTTGGTGGGGCCTCAGAATCCAACCCAAAGCCTATTTCAGATATTTTTTGTatctttatattgtaaattcgggctactttatattttatattctttaattttttattctaaatccccttagtattagactttgtacctttagtatagttagaccacatatttaagatttatgattcctatatgttgaatgtatgcaccttcctgccaaacggcaggaaggtgcaacttatattttattttattgtatatttaatttcattctaatcccacttagtactgctagtttatgtacccttagtatagatagtccacatatttaaattttaggtccctatatgtttattgtttgcaccttcctgccaaagcaaattccttgtctgtgcaaactttcatggcgaataaatcccattctgaagtaaattccttgtctgtgcaaactttcatggcgattaaaaccatTTCTGATTCAGTTTCAGATGTAAAACTAAACATGGGTCATTGTTGATCTTGTGAGATACCAAGTTGTGTAATGTGAGGTTACTGGAGGGTGGAGCAAGCAAGGCGTTCCCCTTGCTACCTGACAGTGATGCACTCGAAATACCTCAATCCCTCACACCTTGACCAATCAAATCAGGCCAGGGAGATACAGACATTTTATCTTCAGCTTCTTAGTGATAGCATCAAGACGGAGATAGCAGCTATCTGGCACGTTTCAGGTGACCATTGTGTTCGGCCTCATAATCAACAGTACTTCAAGGCCCCCCGTTGTCCCCTTGTCTTGTCTGTTTGTCCTCCCCGCTGCATGTATATGTGCATAGCTCAACAAtgctaggtctctctctctccctccctctctccctaccagtGTTTGAATAGGAAACCTGATGGGATATGACTTTCACCATCCCCCTCCTAAAAGGATCAGCATTCCACACAGCCCCTGCCCCTTCCCCCACATGACAAAGGTTTACTAACACACTGACCACACCGGTGTTTGGTGTGGGGGGATGGATGgtcggtggtggtgggaggaggagggggttgagactggggaggaagagggggggggggtgggcgggtgTCAAGGAGACATTCCTTGGATAGTTGTTTGGCAGAAAGGTATGCAGATAAAGTTAGGCATGAGCTTATTCTGAGTCCAAATGATTGATATCTTCTTTGATATCCGTGTGCCTTTGCTGAAAGTAACATACTTCCAAAAGTGATCAATATTGTTTTCAAGCAGAAGGTAGGCCTGCTATTGGGACTATGGGCCGCGTTTATGGAATTTACACTGTGCATATGTATCTGTATATCCGAACTATACATGCATTAAAATCCATAGATTTATCCTTAAATTTAATCTACAATTGTAGCATGTATCATTAAAAAGAATTTACTTATTGCATTCTGCTACTTTCACCTCGGGTGACCCTGATTTGGCCTCTAACTGAAGGGAAGTCATACCCACCGGAGAAACATTACCTGAGCAGAAAAACTATGGGTGGCTTGGGATTAAAAACTAGGGTTATCTTACATTTCAATTCTATGCTGGCCTGTTGCAACTGCAGAGTTTTTACTTTTCCAAGCGTGATCTTAAGAAAGGCCTAGCTGTTGATGATGAATTTAAGGAATGGGTTTAACTAGTGGAAATGCCTGCTTTGTACGTCAACTTCAATGTTCAATGAACCACTCTGATGGCCACATCACCTCAATGGGGACTGAAGACTCCTTAGGGATGTTCAATAGAAGTAGAGTACCATTATCCGAAGCTAATCAGAGAGTATAGTATTTTAACCTCAGGGATCTTGTTGACTATTCCTGTCAGACAAGACTAACCTAGCACGTAGAACCGCAGAACCAGTGGCAGTCTTTTTCAGCAAGTCAAGAAGCGAACCATGCACAGACCTTCAACCTCTGAATAGGACAGGCATAATGGCAATGCACCAGAACCAGCTcggggaataaaaaaaaaaagcccctAATGTCCTAACACAACAGAAAGCAGAGAAGCATCTGCTGCAAAATCATAAACAATGCAAAGAGAAACGATTGGTAATCCAGGGTATCTGGAGGGGAGCGAGGTCCCCTCATAGGCTGGTCCATTGTGTGTGACCACTGTGGCCGTTAACCCACTTCCTCACACACGTGtaaagtgaccccccccccccccccccccccagagtgcgaattatacaatgacaatcgggggggggatcaacttcttctccagggcgtaaagtaatatttacgattacagatAAGCACGATATAtaaaatgtatcgaccccccccccccccccaacatgtTGGTTTtaactcttttgggggggtccaagtcttaattagacttggacccccccccccccccccctgtaattCACACACTGGACCTCCCCCGGACTTCCCATAAGGGTCCCTACTACTCAACCCCCAATCAAGTTGCTGGTGAGGCTCAGTCAGTGTGGTTGTTTACATCTACGTCTGTGGAGGAGTAGGTAGTGCCAGAGTGGACACTTAAGAGAGACATCTCGGCAGCAAAGAGGGGCTCGGTCACGGCCGAGAGCAGGGGTTCATTTGGATGCGTGGTCCTATTGTCCACCTCACAAAGGACCCTGGGAGTTAATGCTCCCTGACACGCGGCGACTCATTTTATGGCTAAGGCCCCCTGGTCACTATATTTCCTGTCCGTCATTTACGCGCACAATCCTCTTTCCTGTGATTGGTGAACAGTGCCATAACTTAAGGATCTAAACAAATGAAATGAAGTGGACAAGCTCAAACCATGCAATGTCTGCAATTGCAACTCCCATGCAAAAAAAAGCATATAGTACATTAATAAGAAATTATCAACTTCAGATAGCAAGTTTAAATACAATAAGAGAAATAGTAAACAGACTCTttaaggggggcgggggtgaaaaaaagaaaaagaaatggtTCAAATGGACACAATTGCGCAACATTCACGGCCATGCTGGAAAGGCACTTccgagagagaaacacaaatgcCAAAACGGTTGGTGGTCTTGGAGGTGAAGGGAATGCAGAAAGTTGAAAAGGCGCCTCCTTTACTATAAAATACACATGGGGCCGGGACAGACAAGTGACCACCCTTTCATCACTTTATGACAGGACAGGAAATGAAtgaccacagagagaggggcgttTCTCTCACTGAGACGCTAAGCCATATCTTATCAGACAGGTGGAGAGTCTCACTCGAGTGGCGATTTGGAGGCTAAATTATGCCCCACCCCCTCACTGTTTGGAATATTAGGTTAATTTTCTTTAACAGTCGTTTTATTCTTGACTTTGTGTAATTTAAAGGATGATGAAAACCTATGAATCAACGTCAAAATGTTGTTGATCGTGAATTATTTAGGCTACACAAGTAGCCTAAACAGCGACAAAAGTATGTACTTGCAAGGGATATTTGACGCTTTGACCTAATACGAATTAAATAACTAAACGTTCGAACGTTTTATGTAAAACGAGGTGCgtgatgttttttttcatttacaGTTTGCATCTTTGAAACAATGAAGAAATCCCTCTAACCACGAGGTCACGTGCTCAATTCACATCTACGAGCAACACGTGTTCCCTAAACAAGAGAGTAAGCTGTGTAAAAGTTTGTGGTTCACAATATAAAAAATGTCCAACAGAATTGCCCCTGTAGTTGTACACTTAGCTTACCTGATGAACAAACACATCGACCGGAGCCTCCAGTGGTACGCCTTCTCGACTAGTCATGGAAAGGAAGCCGAATCCCATGCGTACGTTAAACCATTTACAAACGCCGAGACCATGGAACGACTGAGAATCTTCTTCTGTGATCggtccctcatcctcctcagttTTACAGACTCCTGTTattaggaagaaaaaaaatgttaGTCTGTT harbors:
- the mecr gene encoding enoyl-[acyl-carrier-protein] reductase, mitochondrial, giving the protein MKVKLLIRSLLKKAWVCGLTTHTSLPTAFPYQRALQCRIVGELSARGYSTGSSAKGCAALVYRTHGDPAQVVQLESMNLPSIDEKSVLVKILAAPVNPSDINMIQGTYAILPDLPAVGGNEGVALVLEVGSQVKSLKPGDWVIPRDAGLGTWRAAAVLAEKDVISLPNDIPLLSAATLGVNPCTAYRMLSDFEDLKPGDSVIQNAANSGVGQAVIQIAAARGIQTINVVRDRPDLTQLTDRLKALGGSHVIKEETLRRPELKELFKICPRPKLALNGVGGKSATELLRNLQVGGTMVTYGGMSKQPVTVPVSALIFKNVKVRGFWVTQWKRQYAKDEEALHGMLEELCVMIRQGKLSAPACSEVGLTDFHKALDSAMQPFTSVKQVLIM
- the lin28aa gene encoding protein lin-28 homolog A, producing MGSVSNQEFTGVCKTEEDEGPITEEDSQSFHGLGVCKWFNVRMGFGFLSMTSREGVPLEAPVDVFVHQSKLHMEGFRSLKEGEAVEFTFKKSSKGLESQQVTGPGGIHCLGSERRPKGKSVQKRRSKGDRCYNCGGLDHHAKECKLPPQPKKCHFCQSIAHMVANCPIKAQQSSPGSQGKPSSLKGEDEEHAHSPPPPKTP